A window of Emcibacter sp. SYSU 3D8 genomic DNA:
GCAGCAGCATTTCAGGTCTGTCCGGCACGCAAAACCCAAGGCCAGCCGGCAGGATTCCGCCGAAGCCTACGTGGTTGCGACCGGATTCAAGGGCCTCAAATAACACCGATACTAGCCCTTGTACCTGGGCGTTCACGGTGTCATATTCCCCGCCACTTCGGCGCAGGCGACCCAGGAGGTCCGATGGACATTCGCGAGGCACTGACTTTCGACGACGTCCTTCTTGTGCCTCGCGAGTCTGCCGTCATGCCCGGTCAGGTTGACACCCGTACCCGTCTTACCCAATCCATCGAACTCGGCATTCCGCTGCTTTCCGCGGCCATGGATACCGTGACCGAAAGCCGGCTGGCCATCGCCATGGCTCAGGCGGGCGGCATGGGCATCCTTCACCGCAACATGACCGCGGCCCAACAGGCCGAGGAAGTCAGGCAGGTGAAGAAGTTCGAATCCGGCATGGTCGTCAATCCGGTGACCATCCAGCCCCATGAGCCGCTGTCGCGCGCGCTGGAGTTGATGAAATATCACCGCATCTCGGGCATTCCCGTGGTCGAGAAGGGCGGCAAGCTGGTCGGCATCCTGACCAACCGCGACGTGCGCTTCGCCACCAACCAGGCGCAGCCGGTCAGCGACCTGATGACCCAGCAGGTCATCACCGTGAAGGACAATGTGGACACCCAGGATGCACAGAAGCTGCTGCATCAGCACCGCATCGAAAAGCTCCTGGTGGTCGACGACGCCTATCGCTGCATCGGCCTGATCACCGTCAAGGACATCGAAAAGGCCCAGCTTCACCCCAACGCGTCCAAGGACGCCAAGGGTCGGCTGCGCGTGGGTGCGGCCGTGACCGTCGGCAATGAAGGCCTCGAACGCGCCGCGGCGCTGATCGACGCCCAGGTCGACGTGATCGTGGTCGACACGGCCCACGGCCATTCCAGCCGGGTCATCGACACCGTCGCGCGGCTGAAAAAGGCAGGCGGCGTCGAGGTGATCGCCGGCAATATCGCCACTGCCGATGCCGCCAGGGCGCTGATGGATGCGGGCGCCGACGCGGTCAAGGTCGGTATCGGCCCGGGCTCGATCTGCACCACCCGCATCGTCGCCGGCATTGGCGTGCCGCAATTGACGGCGGTGATGGATGTGGTCAGCGTGACCGCCAAGGCCGGGATCCCGGTGATCGCCGACGGCGGCATCAAGACATCGGGCGACGTGGCGAAGGCCATCGCCGCCGGCGCAAACTGCGTCATGGTCGGCTCGCTGCTGGCCGGCACTGAAGAGGCGCCCGGCGAGGTCTTCCTGTATCAGGGCCGCTCGTACAAGGCGTATCGCGGCATGGGGTCGGTGGGCGCCATGGCGCGCGGCTCGGCCGATCGCTACTTCCAGGAAGAAGTGAAGGACACGATGAAGCTCGTCCCGGAAGGTGTTGAAGGACAAGTGCCTTTCAAGGGTCCGACCGGCAGCGTGGTGCATCAGCTTGTAGGCGGCCTGCGCGCCGCCATGGGCTATACGGGCGCCGCTACCGTACCCGACCTGCAGGAGCGGGCGCAGTTCGTGCGCATCACCAATGCGGGCCTGCGCGAAAGCCACGTCCACGACGTGGTGATTACCCGCGAATCCCCCAATTACCCGGGTTCCTGAGCCGCCATGAGGGAAGGCGCCCGCATCCAGGCCGCGATCGACCTGGTTGCGGCGGTCGACAACTCCACCCGTGAGGGCGGCGCGGCCGCCGATTCCATCCTGCGCGACTATTTCCGCCAGCGCCGCTATGCCGGCTCCAAGGACCGCCGCGCGGTCGGCGACCTGCTCTATGCCGTGCTGCGCCGGCGCGGCGAACTGAACTGGCGGCTGCCCGGAGAAGCCACCCCGGCCCGCATGGCCGTCCTGCTGCAGGTCATTCTGGATGGCGCGGACCTGGACGGACTCAATGCCCGCTTCGAGGGCGACAGTCACGCGCCAGCGCCTATCACCGCCGAGGAAGCCGCGGCGCTGCACGAGGCGGCAGGGGCGGACATCTCCGCCGCGCCCGTCTGGGCCTCGCACAACTTCCCGGCCTGGATGACAGCGTCGCTCGAGCGCCGCTTTGGCGGCCGCCTGGTCGAGGAACTGGCCGCGCTGGAGGGCAGGGCGCCGCTGGACCTGAGGGTCAACCTGCTGCGCGGCACCGTCGACGACGCGCTGAAATTGTTGCCGGACGCAAGCCGCAGCACCAGGCTCACGACCAGCTTGAGGCTGGAAACCGCCATGGATATTTCAAGGCATATCAGCTATCTGGGCGGCTTTATTGAAATTCAGGACGAGGGATCGCAGATCGCCTCGCTGCTGACCGGCGCGGCCAGGGGCATGCAGGTACTCGACCTGTGCGCGGGCGGCGGCGGCAAGACCCTGGCCATCGCAGCGCTGATGGGCAATTCGGGCCAGATCTATGCCTATGACACGGATCGCCGGCGGCTCGACAGGCTGCGTCCCCGCGCCAAACGGGCCGATGCGCGAACCATCCAGTATGTGGAAAGCCAGGCGAAGCTGCCGCCCGGCATGGACCGGGTGGTTCTCGACGTACCGTGCAGCGGCACCGGCACCTGGCGGCGCAATCCGGAACTGCGCTGGCGGCTGACGCCGGAACGGCTCACCGAGCTTACGCGGCTGCAGGATACCCTGCTCGATCGCGGCGCGGGGCTGGTCAAGCCGGGCGGACAGCTGGTCTACATGACCTGCTCGCTGCTGCCCGAGGAAGGCGAGGACCGGATCGCGGCCTTTCTCGAGCGCCATCCGGACTTTGCGCCAGCCGCCTATTCGGCGTGCTGGCCGGCCACGGAAGGCGGCCCGCCCGCCAGCCTGTCGGCGTCGCCTGACTATCTCGTCCTCAGTCCCGCAACCCATGATACCGACGGCTTTTTCGTTGCCGTCCTCCAACGCTCGCCATAGGGTCCCAGTCCATGTCTGAACACGTGCTCATCGTCGATTTCGGCTCCCAGGTGACGCAGTTGATCGCCCGCCGGGTGCGCGAGGCCGGCGTCTATTGCGAGGTCGTGCCGTTCAACAAGGTCGACGGCATGATCGACGATTTCGATCCCAGGGGAATCATCCTGTCCGGCGGCCCCGCCAGCGTGATCGAGGCCGACACGCCGCGCATTCCGCAGAAGGTGCTGGACCGGGGCGTGCCGATCTTCGGCATCTGCTATGGCGAGCAGGCGCTGTGCGCCCAGCTCGGCGGCTCGGTCGAGAAGGCCGACCACAGGGAATTCGGCCGCGCCTGGCTCGACGTGAAGGAGAACTGCGCGCTGTTCGACGGCGTCTGGGCGCCGGGCGAGCGCCACCAGGTGTGGATGAGCCACGGCGACCGGGTCGATTCCATCCCCGAGGGTTTCCGGATCGTCGCCGTCAGCGACAATGCACCCTTCGCCGCCATCGCCGACGAGGCGCGCCGCATCTACGCCGTGCAGTTCCACCCGGAAGTGATCCACACGCCCGATGGCGGCAAACTGCTCAAGAACTTCGTGCTGAACATCGCCGGTTGCCGGGCCGAATGGTCGATGGCCGCGTTCCGCGAGACCAAGATCGCCGAGATCCGCGCCCAGGTGGGGCAGGGAAAGGTGATCTGCGGCCTGTCGGGCGGCGTCGACAGTTCGGTGCTGGCCGTGCTGCTGCACGAGGCCATCGGCGATCAGCTCACCTGTGTGTTCGTCGACCACGGCATGCTGCGCGCCGACGAGGCCGAGCAGGTGGTGAGCCTGTTCCGCGGCCATTACAACATCCCGCTGGTGCATGTGGACGCCGGCAAGCTGTTCCTGGGCAAGCTGGCGGGCGTGTCCGACCCGGAACAGAAGCGCAAGATCATCGGCGCCACCTTCATCGACGTGTTCGAGGCCGAGGCGCGCAAGGTGGGCGACGCGAAGTTCCTCGCCCAGGGCACGCTCTATCCCGACGTGATCGAAAGCGTGTCCTATAGCGGCGGCCCCAGCGTGACCATCAAGTCCCACCACAATGTGGGCGGCCTGCCGGCGCGCATGAACATGGCGCTGGTCGAGCCGCTGCGCGAGCTGTTCAAGGACGAGGTGCGGGTGCTGGGCCGGGAACTGGGCCTGCCCGAGACGCTGGTCGACCGCCACCCGTTCCCCGGCCCGGGCCTCGCCATCCGCATTCCCGGCACGATCGAGGAAGACCGGATCGCCATCCTGCAGAAGGCCGACAGGATCTATCTGGAAGAAATCCGCCGCGCCGGCCTCTACGACGCCATCTGGCAAGCCTTCGTCGTGCTGCTGCCCGTGCGCACCGTGGGCGTGATGGGCGACGAGCGGACCTATGAATATGTCTGCGCCCTGCGGGCGGTGACCTCGACCGACGGCATGACGGCGGATTATTACCCGTTCGACCACGACTTCCTGGGCCGGGTGTCCAGCCGCATCATCAACGAGGTACGGGGCATCAACCGGGTGGTCTACGACGTGACGTCGAAGCCGCCGGGGACGATCGAGTGGGAGTGAGGGACGGCCCTCTTCACCATCTTCAGCAACTAGGCTGTGCAGGTAACCGCTGCTCTTCTAACACGATGCAATGAAATTTGACGTAATGAGACCATACTCAAAAATGAAATTTACAGAATCATAGCCTGAAAATTGGTCGCGATCAGGGAGACATGGGCTCTCAGCGGCGGACGCAATTCGAACGCGCGCGGTTCCCTGGAAAAATTCCACAAACGCATCAGACGCCAATCCTCGCATTGGGCATCGGCAACCTCCAGTTCGTTGCGCGTGATGTGAAACGGCGTACGTTCCCAGCCATTCGTTGTCTTCACTTCGATCAGCCGTTTGTCGCCGTCAGGTTCGAAGCTTTCGATGTCATAGCCAGCACCATCACCGTCCACATGGGATGTCCAACGAACGCGGTTTGCAAGATCGGTTCGCCCAGCGGCGCGCAAATTTGCGTGCTCATGAGCGAGAACACGCTCCTCGCCGGCTGACCCGAGCACCCGGTTGCGTGCGTCACGTTCCGCCACGTCATATTTTCGCGCGATGGCGGCCATCTGTTCCAGTTCGGCTGGAGGGGGTCGGTTAGTTTGTGTTGGCGGTGGGCCGATCCAAAGGATCGCCTCTTCGGCAAATACGGCCGGTGCAACGCCTTCGCCGAGCCGCGCAATAGGCACCAGCCAGTCGGGATGCCGGTCGAGCCAGCGGTTCACCACATCTACCAGAGAGGATTGAAAATTGAAGGCCGGTTTGTAACCGGGTATCCACGTTTCGCCGAGGGCCTGTAGTACGGCGCTGATGTTCCGGTGCTTGAATTCGATGGAGCCTCGGGCGCGGCCAGTTGCCGCTTGCAACAACCGATTATGTTCGGCCTTGCTATAGGATCGCCCTACTAGGTCGTCGGCCAACATGGAGAAGTAATCAGCGACGATGGCATCATTCTCTTCATCGGTCCAGTCGGCGGCCATTCGTGATCCTGACAACGTACCAGTCTAAGGCAATTTAGTCTGTCGTTCGCTATGGGCCAAGTGCTGCTGGAATGCAGGCCTTAAGTACCTTCCGCAGAGACGCCTCGATCTGGCCGCCGCACCAGGCGTCGCCGTATTCCTCCTTCGCCGTCTCCGACAACCTGGCGAGCGGCGGCAGGCCGGCGATCCGGCGCGACAGGGCGGCGGTCAGGGGCGCGGTTTCGGCGAGGATCGCCCCGATTGCCGGGAAGCGGTCCGCCATAATCGGCCAGAGGGTGGCGGTCACCACGTCGGCGATGCCCGGCGCCGTGCCGCCGAGCAGGACACCTGAGCCAGGCTGCAGGCCATGGCGGCGGCCGGTTTCTTCCCAGAAACTCATCCACTTCTTCAGGCGAGGGACGAAGGTCCGCCAGCGTTCTGCCGTCCACATCTGGCGGCCATCGCCGAGCGTGAGTTCATCGAGCACGTCGTTGGCGTCGCACACGATCTTGATGGTCAAAGCGCGCAGGGCCGGGGCGGCCGGCATCAGCTCCAGCGTCTCGCCCAGATAGAGGATGATGGCGGGCATCTGGGCGATGGCGACATCGGCCTTGGTGTCGACCAGCAGGGGCGGGCCCATGAACGGCACCGGCATCTGCTCTATCGGCCCATCCTTCAGCGCCGCGATCGCCGCATCGCCGGCTTCCGTCCACGTCTTGCCGGCGAAGGCCAGTACGGCGCGCACGAACTGGCCGCGAAACGGCAAGGACCAGTAGTAGAACTCATAGTCGGGCATTTCTGCGACTCCCGGAAGAGGATCGGCATCCATCCACAACGCGGCTGCGCCGGAGCGGTTTATGGCCGGTCAGCCATGCGCGCAGCGTTTGATCGTTGCACACCGGGCGGCCACCTGCCAGAACGCGGCATTCCTTCATGGAGACCAGCATGGCCGACGGCGACGAGTATGTGTACGACGAGGCGACGGGCGAGTGGCGGCCAGCCAGCGAGATGGCTGTGGCCGCCGCCGAAGACGAGATCCAGGTCCGCGACGCGGCGGGCACCATCCTGGCCGACGGCGACTCGGTTACCCTGATCAAGGACCTGAAGGTGAAGGGCGCCGGCACCACGCTGAAGCAGGGCACGGTGATCCGCTCGATCCGGCTGACCGGCGACCCCGACGAGATCGATTGCCGATTTGACGGGATCAAGGGCCTCGTCCTGCGCACCGAGTTCGTCCGCAAGCGCTGAGACGGCGTCATCACCCCGTAATGCCGCCGTGCCCCGCGCCAATAGTCCGGGCGCCGTGATAAACTGACGGGGAATCAATGGCCGGGAGCAGGGCGATAACACGGACAGATCACACATGAGCCGCCGCGACAGCCTTGTCGCCATCGAGCGCCGTATCCGCCGCCTGGTCGTGCGGCGCGGCTGGCACATGCTCAAGGCCGACAATCCGGACAAGCGGGTGCAGACGCATGGCGGCTACATGCTGCGCGACCCCGAAACCTTCACCATCGTGTTCGGGGACGCCGAATACCCCTATTGCGCCGACCTGAACGATATCGAGGAATTTCTGGCTGGGCTGGATCCGGTGCAGAAGCGGCGCTGACCGGCACGCGGCCGCCACGAAAAATTCACGAAAATGGCTGCCGCGCATGGTGGCTGGCCGTCGACAATCGATGGTTTCTCGGCGACAATTGCACGCATTCAACCCGCGCGAGGGAACAGTCATGCCTGTAATCACCACAAGCGACGGCGCCGAGATTTTCTACAAGGACTGGGGCAGCGGACAGCCCATCGTATTCAGTCACGGCTGGCCATTGTCGGCCGACGACTGGGACGCTCAGATGTTGTTCTTTGCCGGCAAGGGCTTTCGCGTGATCGCCCATGACCGGCGCGGCCATGGCCGCTCCAGCCAGGTGGCCGACGGCCACGACATGGATCATTACGCCGACGACCTTGCCACGCTGACCGCCCATCTCGACCTGAAGGACGCGGTGCATGTGGGCCATTCCACCGGCGGCGGCGAGGTGGTGCACTACATTGCCCGCCACGGCGAAAGCCGGGTGGCCAAAGCCGCGATCCTGGCCGCGGTGCCGCCGCTGATGGTCAAGACCGAGGCCAATCCGGGCGGGCTGCCCAAGGAGGTTTTCGACGGCCTGCAGGCGCAGCTTGCCGCCAATCGCGCCCAGTTCTACTACGACCTGCCCGCCGGTCCGTTCTATGGCTACAACCGGCCCGGCGCAAAGCCGTCACAGGGGATTATCTGGAACTGGTGGCGCCAGGGCATGATGGGCGGCGCCAAGGCGCATTACGACGGGATCGTCGCCTTTTCCCAGACCGATTTCACCGAGGACCTGAAGCAGATCACCGTGCCGGTGCTGGTGATGCACGGCGACGACGACCAGATCGTGCCCTATGCGGATTCGGCGCCGCTGTCGGCCAAGCTGCTGCGCAACGGTATCCTGAAGACCTATCCCGGCTTTCCGCACGGCATGCCGACAACCGAGGCCGAGACCATCAACGCCGACCTGCTGGCGTTCATCAAGGGCTGACAGGGACGCCAGAAGCGGGCCCGTCACCGGCGATCCGGCAACGGGTGATCCGGCCGGCTAGGGGACGTGGTATCCTTGTCTTTTCCACGGGAGGGATCGATGGGCAACCTGATCGTCTGCTGCGATGGCACCTGGAACACACCCGGCGACAAGGAAGGCGTCGTGCCGTCGCCGACCAACGTGGTCAAGCTGTACAACGCGCTGGCTGCGGCCGACGCGGCCGGCGTACCCCAGCAACGCTATTATCATCCCGGCGTAGGCACCGAAGGCAGTATCGTCGACAAGATTGCCGGCGGCGGCATGGGCCGGGGACTCGGCCGCAACATCATGAGCGCCTATCGCTGGCTGGCCGGGCATTACCGGCCCGGCGACCGCATCTGGCTGTTCGGCTTCAGCCGCGGCG
This region includes:
- the guaB gene encoding IMP dehydrogenase, whose protein sequence is MDIREALTFDDVLLVPRESAVMPGQVDTRTRLTQSIELGIPLLSAAMDTVTESRLAIAMAQAGGMGILHRNMTAAQQAEEVRQVKKFESGMVVNPVTIQPHEPLSRALELMKYHRISGIPVVEKGGKLVGILTNRDVRFATNQAQPVSDLMTQQVITVKDNVDTQDAQKLLHQHRIEKLLVVDDAYRCIGLITVKDIEKAQLHPNASKDAKGRLRVGAAVTVGNEGLERAAALIDAQVDVIVVDTAHGHSSRVIDTVARLKKAGGVEVIAGNIATADAARALMDAGADAVKVGIGPGSICTTRIVAGIGVPQLTAVMDVVSVTAKAGIPVIADGGIKTSGDVAKAIAAGANCVMVGSLLAGTEEAPGEVFLYQGRSYKAYRGMGSVGAMARGSADRYFQEEVKDTMKLVPEGVEGQVPFKGPTGSVVHQLVGGLRAAMGYTGAATVPDLQERAQFVRITNAGLRESHVHDVVITRESPNYPGS
- a CDS encoding RsmB/NOP family class I SAM-dependent RNA methyltransferase; the protein is MREGARIQAAIDLVAAVDNSTREGGAAADSILRDYFRQRRYAGSKDRRAVGDLLYAVLRRRGELNWRLPGEATPARMAVLLQVILDGADLDGLNARFEGDSHAPAPITAEEAAALHEAAGADISAAPVWASHNFPAWMTASLERRFGGRLVEELAALEGRAPLDLRVNLLRGTVDDALKLLPDASRSTRLTTSLRLETAMDISRHISYLGGFIEIQDEGSQIASLLTGAARGMQVLDLCAGGGGKTLAIAALMGNSGQIYAYDTDRRRLDRLRPRAKRADARTIQYVESQAKLPPGMDRVVLDVPCSGTGTWRRNPELRWRLTPERLTELTRLQDTLLDRGAGLVKPGGQLVYMTCSLLPEEGEDRIAAFLERHPDFAPAAYSACWPATEGGPPASLSASPDYLVLSPATHDTDGFFVAVLQRSP
- the guaA gene encoding glutamine-hydrolyzing GMP synthase → MSEHVLIVDFGSQVTQLIARRVREAGVYCEVVPFNKVDGMIDDFDPRGIILSGGPASVIEADTPRIPQKVLDRGVPIFGICYGEQALCAQLGGSVEKADHREFGRAWLDVKENCALFDGVWAPGERHQVWMSHGDRVDSIPEGFRIVAVSDNAPFAAIADEARRIYAVQFHPEVIHTPDGGKLLKNFVLNIAGCRAEWSMAAFRETKIAEIRAQVGQGKVICGLSGGVDSSVLAVLLHEAIGDQLTCVFVDHGMLRADEAEQVVSLFRGHYNIPLVHVDAGKLFLGKLAGVSDPEQKRKIIGATFIDVFEAEARKVGDAKFLAQGTLYPDVIESVSYSGGPSVTIKSHHNVGGLPARMNMALVEPLRELFKDEVRVLGRELGLPETLVDRHPFPGPGLAIRIPGTIEEDRIAILQKADRIYLEEIRRAGLYDAIWQAFVVLLPVRTVGVMGDERTYEYVCALRAVTSTDGMTADYYPFDHDFLGRVSSRIINEVRGINRVVYDVTSKPPGTIEWE
- a CDS encoding DUF3883 domain-containing protein; the protein is MAADWTDEENDAIVADYFSMLADDLVGRSYSKAEHNRLLQAATGRARGSIEFKHRNISAVLQALGETWIPGYKPAFNFQSSLVDVVNRWLDRHPDWLVPIARLGEGVAPAVFAEEAILWIGPPPTQTNRPPPAELEQMAAIARKYDVAERDARNRVLGSAGEERVLAHEHANLRAAGRTDLANRVRWTSHVDGDGAGYDIESFEPDGDKRLIEVKTTNGWERTPFHITRNELEVADAQCEDWRLMRLWNFSREPRAFELRPPLRAHVSLIATNFQAMIL
- a CDS encoding glutathione S-transferase; this translates as MPDYEFYYWSLPFRGQFVRAVLAFAGKTWTEAGDAAIAALKDGPIEQMPVPFMGPPLLVDTKADVAIAQMPAIILYLGETLELMPAAPALRALTIKIVCDANDVLDELTLGDGRQMWTAERWRTFVPRLKKWMSFWEETGRRHGLQPGSGVLLGGTAPGIADVVTATLWPIMADRFPAIGAILAETAPLTAALSRRIAGLPPLARLSETAKEEYGDAWCGGQIEASLRKVLKACIPAALGP
- a CDS encoding alkylphosphonate utilization protein: MADGDEYVYDEATGEWRPASEMAVAAAEDEIQVRDAAGTILADGDSVTLIKDLKVKGAGTTLKQGTVIRSIRLTGDPDEIDCRFDGIKGLVLRTEFVRKR
- a CDS encoding alpha/beta hydrolase, with the protein product MPVITTSDGAEIFYKDWGSGQPIVFSHGWPLSADDWDAQMLFFAGKGFRVIAHDRRGHGRSSQVADGHDMDHYADDLATLTAHLDLKDAVHVGHSTGGGEVVHYIARHGESRVAKAAILAAVPPLMVKTEANPGGLPKEVFDGLQAQLAANRAQFYYDLPAGPFYGYNRPGAKPSQGIIWNWWRQGMMGGAKAHYDGIVAFSQTDFTEDLKQITVPVLVMHGDDDQIVPYADSAPLSAKLLRNGILKTYPGFPHGMPTTEAETINADLLAFIKG